A stretch of Acidovorax sp. RAC01 DNA encodes these proteins:
- a CDS encoding DUF2256 domain-containing protein produces MRKKQDLPQKTCLHCGLPFTWRKKWSKVWDEVKYCSERCRTERKRGTGGAP; encoded by the coding sequence ATGCGCAAGAAACAAGACCTTCCCCAAAAAACCTGCCTGCATTGCGGCCTGCCCTTCACCTGGCGCAAAAAGTGGAGCAAGGTCTGGGACGAGGTGAAGTACTGCTCGGAACGCTGCCGCACCGAGCGCAAGCGCGGCACCGGGGGGGCGCCATGA
- a CDS encoding DASH family cryptochrome: protein MSTVIFWFRSDLRLHDQPALAAALRSGATRLLPVFCHPAPDETTRWGFARVGPHRRAFVHHAVQALDMRLAALGNPLVQLQGSPASTIPALAQAAGATQVFCEDIAAPYEQDEVAALRAAGLQVRTVWQSSLLAPGALPWAPQDLPSVFTAFRQAVERKGVQPPAPLPEPATLLPPPDFHGPGSEAPTAATHSPGGTDERSSFPYSQPAFHGSEAAARAHLTQYLARKLPHSYKATRNGLTGVDYSSKFSPWLATGALSARQVMAELRAFEQAHGANDGSYWLWFELLWRDYFRFLHLQYGRALYAGQGLSDLPTPTYNAQGFARWCEGRTGEPLVDAAMRELATTGYLSNRLRQVVASYLIHDLHGDWRAGAAWFESQLVDYDPYSNQGNWLYIAGRGTDPRGGRRFNPQKQAQDHDANGSYRRMWGTA from the coding sequence ATGAGCACCGTCATTTTCTGGTTTCGCAGTGACCTGCGCCTGCACGACCAGCCTGCGCTGGCAGCAGCCCTGCGCAGCGGCGCCACGCGCCTGTTGCCCGTGTTCTGCCACCCGGCACCAGACGAGACCACGCGCTGGGGGTTTGCGCGCGTCGGCCCGCACCGCCGCGCATTTGTGCACCACGCAGTGCAGGCACTGGACATGCGCCTGGCCGCGCTGGGCAATCCGCTGGTGCAATTGCAGGGAAGTCCCGCTTCCACCATCCCCGCACTGGCGCAGGCCGCAGGGGCCACGCAGGTCTTCTGTGAAGACATTGCCGCCCCCTACGAACAGGACGAAGTCGCAGCCTTGCGGGCGGCGGGCCTGCAGGTGCGCACCGTATGGCAAAGCAGCCTGCTGGCCCCCGGCGCCCTGCCCTGGGCGCCGCAGGACCTGCCCAGTGTGTTCACGGCCTTTCGGCAGGCTGTAGAGCGCAAGGGCGTGCAGCCGCCCGCGCCGCTGCCGGAGCCCGCCACGCTGTTGCCGCCACCCGATTTCCATGGACCAGGGAGTGAAGCCCCCACCGCAGCCACGCACAGCCCGGGCGGCACGGACGAACGCTCGTCATTCCCGTACAGCCAGCCCGCGTTCCACGGCAGCGAGGCCGCAGCCCGGGCCCACCTGACTCAGTACCTGGCACGCAAGCTGCCGCACAGCTACAAGGCCACCCGCAATGGGCTCACGGGTGTCGACTACTCCAGCAAGTTCTCGCCGTGGCTCGCCACAGGCGCACTCTCGGCCCGGCAGGTGATGGCCGAACTGCGCGCCTTCGAGCAGGCGCACGGCGCCAACGACGGCAGCTACTGGCTGTGGTTCGAGCTGCTGTGGCGCGACTACTTCCGCTTTCTGCATCTGCAGTACGGGCGTGCCCTTTATGCAGGCCAAGGGCTGTCTGACTTGCCCACTCCCACCTACAACGCGCAGGGCTTTGCACGCTGGTGCGAAGGCCGCACCGGCGAGCCACTGGTCGACGCTGCCATGCGCGAGCTGGCCACGACCGGCTACCTCAGCAACCGCCTGCGGCAGGTGGTGGCCAGCTACCTCATCCACGACCTGCACGGCGACTGGCGTGCCGGTGCGGCGTGGTTTGAATCGCAGCTGGTGGACTACGACCCCTACAGCAACCAGGGCAACTGGCTTTACATCGCCGGGCGCGGCACCGACCCTCGGGGCGGGCGGCGGTTCAACCCGCAAAAGCAGGCGCAGGACCACGATGCCAACGGCAGCTACCGCCGCATGTGGGGCACCGCATGA
- a CDS encoding cryptochrome/photolyase family protein, whose translation MTAATVAAPADTLRLVLGDQLNPGHSWFATHDDGVVYVLMEVGQETDYVLHHAQKILAIFAAMRDLARQLREAGHRVRYVAIDDASNRQSIPANLEALVAHYGASRLQYQQPDEWRLDAQLRDWGAMQPFAVDCVGSEHFYTTRTEVAEQFKGRKQWLMESFYRRMRARHAVLMDEAGEPEGGQWNFDHDNRKPWPGYPALPPDARPVHDHSVLWATIEAAGVKSFGNPHAAQLRWPLNRAEALAWLDHFIATTLPDFGAYEDAMSTRSERLFHSLLSFALNTKMLGPQEVVQRAEAAYQAGHAPLAAVEGFIRQILGWREYVRGIYWAQMPGYGERNALGHTTPLPQWFWTGQTRMRCMSHAVGQSLDGAYAHHIQRLMVIGNFALLAGLDPAAVHRWYLGVYIDAFEWVELPNTLGMSQFADGGLLATKPYVSSAAYIDRMSDYCKGCAYDRKQRTGDKACPFNALYWDFFLRHQDTLGKNVRIALVYRQLQKMPEAETAAIQAQAQALLGRLDDL comes from the coding sequence ATGACGGCCGCCACGGTCGCGGCGCCCGCCGACACGCTGCGTCTGGTTCTCGGCGACCAGCTCAACCCCGGGCACAGCTGGTTTGCCACGCACGACGATGGCGTGGTGTACGTGCTGATGGAGGTGGGCCAAGAGACAGATTATGTGCTGCACCACGCCCAGAAAATCCTGGCCATCTTCGCTGCCATGCGCGACCTGGCGCGCCAGCTGCGCGAAGCGGGGCACCGCGTGCGCTACGTGGCAATTGACGACGCAAGCAACCGCCAGTCCATCCCCGCCAATCTGGAGGCACTGGTGGCGCACTACGGCGCCAGCAGGCTGCAGTACCAGCAGCCCGACGAATGGCGGCTCGATGCACAACTGCGCGACTGGGGTGCCATGCAGCCGTTTGCGGTGGACTGCGTCGGCAGCGAGCATTTCTACACCACGCGCACCGAGGTGGCCGAGCAGTTCAAGGGCCGCAAGCAGTGGCTGATGGAGAGTTTTTACCGCCGCATGCGCGCGCGCCACGCGGTGCTGATGGACGAAGCGGGCGAGCCCGAGGGCGGGCAATGGAACTTCGACCACGACAACCGCAAGCCCTGGCCGGGCTACCCCGCCCTGCCGCCCGATGCGCGGCCGGTGCACGACCACAGCGTGCTGTGGGCCACCATCGAGGCCGCGGGCGTCAAGAGCTTTGGCAACCCGCACGCAGCGCAGCTGCGCTGGCCGCTGAACCGCGCCGAGGCGCTGGCGTGGCTCGACCATTTCATCGCCACCACACTGCCCGACTTTGGCGCCTACGAAGACGCCATGAGCACGCGCAGCGAGCGGCTGTTCCATTCGCTGCTCTCGTTCGCGCTCAACACCAAGATGCTAGGGCCCCAAGAGGTGGTGCAGCGCGCCGAGGCCGCGTACCAGGCGGGCCATGCACCGCTGGCAGCGGTGGAAGGCTTCATCCGCCAGATCCTGGGCTGGCGCGAATACGTGCGCGGCATCTACTGGGCGCAGATGCCTGGCTATGGCGAGCGCAACGCACTGGGCCACACCACGCCGCTACCACAGTGGTTCTGGACCGGGCAAACGCGCATGCGCTGCATGTCGCACGCCGTGGGCCAGTCACTCGATGGTGCCTATGCCCACCACATCCAGCGGCTGATGGTGATTGGCAACTTTGCGCTGCTGGCCGGGCTCGACCCTGCCGCAGTGCACCGCTGGTACCTGGGCGTGTACATCGACGCGTTTGAATGGGTGGAGCTGCCCAACACCCTGGGCATGAGCCAGTTTGCCGACGGCGGCCTGCTGGCGACCAAACCGTACGTGAGCAGTGCGGCCTACATCGACCGCATGAGCGACTACTGCAAGGGCTGCGCGTACGACCGCAAGCAGCGCACGGGCGATAAGGCTTGCCCGTTCAACGCGCTGTACTGGGATTTCTTTTTGCGCCACCAGGACACGCTGGGCAAGAACGTGCGCATTGCCCTGGTGTACCGACAGCTGCAGAAGATGCCGGAGGCCGAGACTGCCGCCATCCAGGCCCAGGCGCAGGCGCTACTGGGCCGGCTGGACGATCTGTAA
- the pmbA gene encoding metalloprotease PmbA has product MNKPTLGAVRAAGARAAGTARTTPSDAPEQGFSYSRPFFEELVDRALAHAKKLGATDAGAEASEGCGLSVSVRKGELENVERNRDKSLGVTVYIGQRRGNASTSDFSTRAIEQTVQAAYDIARFTAEDPMAGLPDADDIAPPESHRDLDLFHPWAIDSEAAARIAMECEAAALKTHRRITNSEGAGVSAQQSHFFSAHTRGFRGGYASSRHSFSVAPIASLPGKNAEMQRDAWYSSMRNADELASPEAVGRYAAQRALSRLGSRKIPTTQCPVLFESTLAAGLLGGFVQAVSGGSLYRKSSFLLDSLGKMVFPKHIDVLEDPFVLRGKGSSPFDEEGVRVAPRKVVKGGRVEGYFLSSYSARKLGMKTTGNAGGSHNLVMTSRLTQPGDDLDAMLQKLGTGLFVVELMGQGVNYVTGDYSRGASGFWVENGRIAYPVHEITIAGNLKDMLKGIEAVGADAYNYGAKTVGSILVNRMKVAGS; this is encoded by the coding sequence ATGAACAAACCCACACTTGGCGCCGTGCGCGCCGCCGGCGCCCGCGCTGCCGGGACCGCCCGCACCACCCCGTCCGACGCGCCTGAACAGGGCTTCAGCTACAGCCGCCCTTTCTTTGAAGAACTGGTGGACCGCGCCCTGGCACATGCCAAAAAGCTGGGCGCCACCGACGCCGGGGCCGAGGCCTCCGAAGGCTGCGGCCTGTCGGTCAGCGTGCGCAAGGGCGAGCTTGAAAACGTGGAACGCAACCGCGACAAGTCGCTGGGCGTCACGGTCTACATCGGCCAGCGCCGGGGCAACGCCAGCACGTCTGATTTTTCAACCCGCGCCATCGAGCAGACGGTGCAGGCCGCTTACGACATTGCCCGCTTCACCGCCGAAGACCCGATGGCGGGCTTGCCGGATGCCGACGACATCGCCCCGCCCGAGTCGCACCGCGACCTGGACCTGTTCCACCCCTGGGCCATCGACAGCGAGGCCGCCGCCCGCATCGCGATGGAGTGCGAGGCCGCAGCACTCAAGACGCACCGGCGCATCACCAACAGCGAAGGCGCGGGCGTGTCGGCCCAGCAGAGCCACTTCTTCAGCGCCCACACGCGCGGTTTTCGCGGCGGCTACGCCAGCTCGCGCCACAGCTTTTCGGTGGCGCCCATTGCCTCGCTGCCCGGCAAGAATGCCGAGATGCAGCGCGACGCCTGGTACAGCTCGATGCGCAATGCCGACGAGCTGGCCTCGCCCGAGGCCGTGGGCCGCTACGCTGCGCAGCGTGCATTGAGCCGCCTGGGCAGCCGCAAGATCCCTACCACGCAGTGCCCGGTGCTGTTCGAATCCACGCTGGCCGCAGGCCTGCTGGGCGGGTTTGTGCAGGCTGTCAGTGGCGGCTCGCTCTACCGCAAGAGCAGCTTCCTGCTCGACTCGCTGGGCAAGATGGTGTTCCCCAAGCACATCGACGTGCTGGAAGACCCGTTTGTCCTGCGCGGCAAGGGCAGTTCGCCGTTTGACGAAGAGGGCGTGCGCGTGGCGCCGCGCAAGGTGGTCAAGGGCGGGCGGGTGGAGGGCTATTTCCTCTCCAGCTACTCGGCGCGCAAGCTGGGCATGAAGACCACGGGCAATGCCGGTGGCTCGCACAACCTGGTGATGACCTCGCGCCTCACACAGCCCGGCGACGACCTCGATGCCATGCTGCAGAAGCTGGGCACGGGCCTGTTTGTGGTGGAGCTGATGGGGCAGGGCGTGAACTACGTGACGGGCGACTATTCGCGCGGCGCCAGCGGCTTCTGGGTCGAAAACGGCCGCATTGCCTACCCGGTGCACGAGATCACGATTGCCGGCAACCTCAAGGACATGCTCAAGGGCATCGAGGCCGTGGGTGCAGACGCCTACAACTACGGCGCCAAGACGGTGGGCTCCATCCTCGTCAACCGCATGAAGGTGGCGGGCAGCTAA
- the yjgA gene encoding ribosome biogenesis factor YjgA, whose product MSRKPKKGYFVRGQFVAEGSELDLQLKAELKGTPDASRTDLKRESDELQDLGKELLTLRTDLFNAVGLPDKLVDALAEAKRITNFEGKRRQMQYVGKLMRKLDPEVVQAARQALEEQHKGSATEKMQLHLVEHWRDRLIASDDALAPWMAEHPDTDTQQLRALIRQARKDAQPAGKEANVQVSQGLAPRKGRAYRELFQLVREHLGGPAATDGESADAEDEFND is encoded by the coding sequence ATGTCACGCAAACCCAAAAAAGGCTACTTTGTGCGCGGCCAGTTCGTTGCCGAAGGCAGCGAACTGGACCTCCAGCTCAAGGCCGAACTCAAAGGCACGCCCGATGCCAGCCGCACCGATCTCAAGCGCGAGAGCGACGAGCTGCAGGACCTGGGCAAGGAACTGCTGACGCTGCGCACCGACCTGTTCAACGCCGTGGGGCTGCCCGACAAGCTGGTGGACGCGCTGGCCGAAGCCAAGCGCATCACCAACTTTGAGGGCAAGCGCCGCCAGATGCAGTACGTGGGCAAGCTCATGCGCAAGCTCGACCCCGAGGTGGTGCAGGCCGCCCGCCAGGCACTGGAGGAGCAGCACAAGGGCTCCGCCACCGAAAAGATGCAGCTGCACCTGGTCGAACACTGGCGCGACCGCCTGATTGCCAGCGACGACGCGCTCGCCCCCTGGATGGCTGAGCACCCCGACACCGATACCCAGCAGCTGCGCGCCCTGATCCGCCAGGCCCGCAAGGACGCGCAGCCTGCCGGCAAAGAGGCGAACGTGCAGGTCTCGCAAGGCCTGGCCCCGCGCAAGGGCCGCGCCTACCGCGAACTCTTCCAGCTGGTGCGCGAGCACCTGGGCGGCCCTGCAGCGACCGATGGCGAAAGCGCCGATGCCGAGGACGAATTCAATGACTGA
- the mog gene encoding molybdopterin adenylyltransferase, producing MTDPQATPVFDPVRIGIVSVSDRASTGVYEDKGLPALQDWLTRALLNPITFEPRLIPDEQDRISATLIELVDAGCSLVLTTGGTGPALRDVTPEATLAVAHKEMPGFGEQMRQISLQFVPTAILSRQVAVVRGQSLIINLPGQPKAIAETLEGLRTADGKATAVAGIFAAVPYCIDLIGGPYLETRDEVCKAFRPKNAVRPRTP from the coding sequence ATGACTGACCCGCAGGCCACACCCGTCTTCGACCCCGTCCGCATCGGCATCGTCTCGGTCAGTGACCGCGCCAGCACCGGCGTGTACGAAGACAAGGGCCTGCCCGCCCTGCAGGACTGGCTCACCCGCGCCCTGCTCAACCCCATCACGTTCGAGCCGCGCCTGATCCCCGACGAGCAGGACCGCATCAGCGCCACGCTGATCGAACTGGTGGACGCCGGCTGCAGCCTGGTGCTGACCACCGGCGGCACCGGCCCCGCCCTGCGTGACGTGACACCCGAGGCCACCCTGGCCGTGGCACACAAGGAAATGCCCGGCTTTGGCGAGCAGATGCGCCAGATCAGCCTGCAGTTCGTGCCCACCGCCATCCTCTCGCGCCAGGTGGCCGTGGTGCGTGGCCAGAGCCTCATCATCAACCTGCCCGGCCAGCCCAAGGCAATCGCCGAAACCCTCGAAGGGCTGCGGACCGCCGACGGGAAAGCCACAGCCGTCGCAGGCATTTTTGCAGCGGTACCATATTGCATTGACCTGATCGGCGGACCGTACCTGGAGACCCGCGACGAGGTCTGCAAGGCGTTTCGACCCAAGAATGCCGTCCGCCCACGCACGCCCTGA
- a CDS encoding PilZ domain-containing protein — protein sequence MSPTPPTGAASERRNQSRRILRVQAELHIAGRPPMAVRTMDVSEGGISVLCTVNLPVRTECTVHVPLPLPPNGRKLLQMRAVVQYGILSSSGGGFQLGMTTVQMEEAAREAIRLYIKN from the coding sequence ATGAGCCCTACGCCCCCCACAGGTGCCGCCAGCGAACGCCGAAACCAATCCCGCCGTATCCTGCGCGTCCAGGCGGAGCTGCACATTGCGGGCCGCCCGCCGATGGCGGTTCGCACCATGGATGTGAGTGAAGGCGGCATCAGCGTGCTGTGCACCGTGAACCTGCCGGTACGCACCGAATGCACGGTCCATGTACCGCTGCCACTACCCCCCAACGGGCGCAAACTGCTGCAAATGCGCGCGGTGGTCCAGTATGGAATCCTGAGCAGCAGCGGTGGCGGATTTCAGCTCGGGATGACCACGGTCCAGATGGAAGAGGCCGCACGCGAGGCCATCCGGCTTTACATCAAGAACTGA
- the cysE gene encoding serine O-acetyltransferase: protein MLARLRSDIQCILDRDPAARSTWEVITCYPGLHAIWLHRPAHWFWNNGFKWLGRFTSHFARWFTGIEIHPGAKIGERVFFDHAMGVVVGETAEIGDGCTIYQGVTLGGTSLYKGAKRHPTLGKDVVVSAGAKVLGGFEVGDGAKIGSNAVVIKPVPPGATAVGIPARIIPSKAGESADVTEPQQARKFTAYGITQEDDPLSQAMRGLIDNASSQEHQIALLWQAIEKLSANPQSKDCVPCDAAVTAQFEAGKLNELVGK from the coding sequence ATGCTCGCCCGTCTGCGTTCCGACATCCAGTGCATCCTCGACCGCGATCCTGCTGCCCGCAGTACGTGGGAGGTGATCACCTGCTACCCGGGCCTGCATGCGATCTGGCTGCACCGCCCGGCGCACTGGTTCTGGAACAACGGCTTCAAGTGGCTGGGCCGCTTCACGTCGCACTTTGCGCGCTGGTTCACCGGCATCGAGATCCACCCCGGTGCCAAGATCGGTGAGCGCGTGTTCTTCGACCATGCCATGGGCGTGGTGGTGGGCGAGACCGCCGAGATCGGCGACGGCTGCACCATCTACCAGGGCGTCACCTTGGGCGGTACATCGCTGTACAAGGGCGCCAAGCGCCACCCCACGCTGGGCAAGGACGTGGTGGTGAGCGCGGGCGCCAAGGTGCTCGGTGGCTTTGAGGTGGGCGACGGCGCCAAGATCGGCAGCAACGCGGTGGTCATCAAGCCCGTGCCTCCGGGTGCCACGGCCGTGGGCATCCCGGCGCGCATCATCCCTTCGAAGGCGGGCGAAAGCGCCGACGTGACCGAGCCGCAGCAGGCCCGCAAGTTCACGGCCTACGGCATCACCCAGGAAGACGACCCGCTGTCGCAGGCCATGCGTGGCCTGATCGACAACGCGTCCTCGCAAGAGCACCAGATTGCGCTGCTGTGGCAGGCCATCGAAAAGCTCTCGGCCAATCCCCAGAGCAAGGATTGCGTGCCGTGCGATGCGGCGGTCACGGCGCAGTTCGAGGCGGGCAAGCTCAACGAACTGGTGGGCAAGTAG
- a CDS encoding RNA methyltransferase, which translates to MKTRFILINTSHAGNVGAAARAMKTMGFDDLVLVAPRWPNVLRREETIQRASGALDVLENARIVATLDEALDGMSHLCATAMTPRDFGPPTAAPRAHFEMLLKSERTALSEQALEAKNAQNQAEVQAAPVTQAGVAFLFGSERFGMANDDVYRCHVALSIPTNPGFGSLNLGAAIQVIAYEWRQALGGFAVQDAAPARTQADAAQVAGMLEHWEQALAQIGFLDPAAPKKLMPRLNQLFNRAQLAPEEIHILRGVAKAMIETAQARR; encoded by the coding sequence ATGAAGACCCGATTCATCCTGATCAACACCAGCCACGCCGGCAACGTAGGCGCTGCCGCGCGTGCGATGAAAACCATGGGGTTTGATGACCTGGTGCTGGTGGCTCCCCGCTGGCCCAACGTGCTGCGGCGCGAAGAAACCATCCAGCGCGCCAGTGGCGCCCTGGACGTGCTGGAGAACGCCCGTATCGTCGCCACCCTGGACGAAGCGCTGGACGGCATGAGCCACCTGTGCGCCACCGCCATGACCCCGCGCGACTTCGGTCCGCCCACGGCTGCACCGCGTGCCCATTTCGAGATGCTATTGAAAAGTGAGCGTACCGCCCTTTCAGAGCAAGCCCTGGAGGCCAAAAATGCCCAAAACCAAGCGGAGGTGCAGGCCGCACCGGTCACCCAGGCCGGCGTGGCCTTCCTGTTCGGATCCGAACGCTTTGGAATGGCCAACGACGACGTGTACCGCTGCCACGTCGCCCTGTCGATTCCCACGAACCCCGGCTTCGGTTCGCTCAACCTGGGCGCGGCGATCCAGGTCATTGCGTATGAGTGGCGGCAGGCGCTGGGCGGCTTTGCCGTGCAGGATGCAGCCCCCGCCCGTACGCAGGCCGACGCGGCCCAGGTGGCCGGGATGCTGGAGCACTGGGAGCAGGCGCTCGCACAGATCGGGTTTCTGGACCCTGCCGCGCCCAAGAAGCTCATGCCCCGCCTTAACCAGCTTTTCAACCGCGCGCAGCTGGCCCCGGAAGAAATCCACATCCTGCGCGGTGTCGCCAAAGCGATGATCGAGACCGCGCAGGCAAGGCGCTAG
- a CDS encoding inositol monophosphatase family protein encodes MSSNLHPMLNVAIKAARAAGAIINRAALDVESVRISQKQINDFVTEVDHASEKIIIETLLTAYPGHGILAEESGKEYGAKDSEFVWIIDPLDGTTNFIHGFPVYCVSIALAVKGKVEQAVVYDPTRNDLFTATKGRGAYLNERRIRVSKRTQLKDCLISTGFPFRPGDNFKSYLNMMADVMQRTAGLRRPGAAALDLAYVAAGYTDGFFETGLSIWDVAAGSLLVTEAGGLVGNFTGEADFLEQRECLAGSPRIYGQLVPILGKYSKFASAGDKAAVRQAAQASGADAADMPAADDAAAASTASTPADTPVSEEAPKGDSAPF; translated from the coding sequence ATGTCGTCCAACCTGCACCCCATGCTTAACGTGGCCATCAAGGCCGCACGCGCCGCCGGCGCCATCATCAACCGCGCGGCCCTGGACGTGGAATCGGTGCGGATCTCGCAAAAGCAGATCAACGACTTCGTGACCGAAGTGGACCACGCGTCCGAAAAGATCATCATCGAAACGCTGCTGACGGCCTACCCCGGCCACGGCATCCTGGCCGAAGAGTCGGGCAAGGAATACGGGGCCAAGGATTCGGAATTTGTCTGGATCATCGACCCGCTGGACGGCACCACCAATTTCATCCACGGCTTTCCCGTGTACTGCGTCAGCATCGCGCTGGCTGTGAAGGGCAAGGTCGAGCAGGCCGTGGTGTACGACCCCACCCGCAACGACCTGTTCACCGCCACCAAGGGCCGGGGCGCTTACCTGAACGAGCGCCGCATCCGCGTGAGCAAGCGCACCCAGCTCAAGGACTGCCTGATCTCCACCGGCTTCCCCTTCCGCCCGGGCGACAACTTCAAGAGCTACCTGAACATGATGGCCGACGTGATGCAGCGCACCGCTGGCCTGCGCCGCCCCGGTGCCGCGGCGCTGGACCTGGCCTACGTGGCTGCGGGTTACACCGACGGTTTCTTTGAGACCGGCCTGTCCATCTGGGATGTGGCCGCCGGTTCGCTGCTGGTGACCGAGGCCGGTGGCCTGGTGGGCAACTTCACGGGCGAAGCCGACTTCCTGGAGCAGCGCGAGTGCCTGGCCGGCAGCCCGCGCATCTACGGCCAGCTGGTGCCCATCCTGGGCAAGTACAGCAAGTTTGCGAGCGCAGGCGACAAGGCTGCCGTGCGCCAGGCGGCGCAGGCCAGTGGGGCGGATGCCGCAGACATGCCTGCCGCCGACGACGCTGCTGCTGCGTCTACAGCCAGCACACCAGCGGACACCCCGGTGAGCGAAGAAGCACCGAAGGGCGACAGCGCCCCGTTCTGA